Proteins encoded in a region of the Inquilinus sp. KBS0705 genome:
- the recQ gene encoding DNA helicase RecQ — protein METKKSLFDNLQNFFGFDNFKGEQEAIITNILAGNDTFVIMPTGGGKSMCYQLPALMSEGTAIVISPLIALMKNQVDQLRAFGGSDSIAHFLNSSLTKTDILRVKDDVLSGKTKLLYVAPESLTKQENVDFLRLNQVSFVAVDEAHCISEWGHDFRPEYRKIRQVISNIGDDIPIIALTATATPKVQQDIQKNLQMNNATVYKSSFNRSNLFYEVRAKRNAIKEIVKFVKQNQGKSGIIYCLSRKKVEEVAEALNLNGVKALPYHAGLDPKVRADTQDKFLMEDVDVIVATIAFGMGIDKPDVRYVIHHDMPKSMEGYYQETGRAGRDGGEGVCVAFYSGKDIDKLQKFMKDKPVAEREIGTQILKEVIDYAESSVCRRKQLLHYFGENFNEAGCNNMCDNCCGPKQHFDGELHLHKALSLLKQIGEKFDDNHLINILMGKDDAQVKSYEHDKLEYFGSGIADGENLWNSLLRQALLNNFLAKDIDQYGLLHLTKTGNAFIDNPYSIRFLLNREMGPTDEDESEDGPKQGGGALDTELLQMLKDLRKKLAKQKGLPPFVIFQDPSLEEMCTHYPINTEELKQISGVGAGKALKFGAPFIDLIKKYVEDNDIDRPVDMVIKSAANKSALKVFIIQNIDRHLNLDDIAASKGLTYEEILKEVETIVNSGTKLNLNYYIDEVIDEDKQEEVYDYFKTAEIDSIDDALSELGADDYTREEVQLMRIKFLSEVGN, from the coding sequence ATAGAGACTAAAAAGTCGCTTTTTGATAATCTTCAAAATTTTTTCGGGTTCGATAATTTTAAGGGAGAGCAAGAGGCGATCATCACAAATATTTTAGCAGGTAACGATACCTTTGTGATTATGCCCACAGGTGGCGGCAAATCAATGTGTTATCAGTTGCCTGCGTTAATGAGCGAAGGCACAGCAATTGTAATTTCCCCGCTCATCGCACTAATGAAAAATCAGGTCGACCAGTTAAGGGCCTTCGGAGGATCAGATAGTATCGCTCACTTCCTGAATTCATCGTTGACAAAAACAGATATTTTACGTGTTAAGGATGATGTGCTAAGCGGCAAAACTAAACTGCTTTATGTAGCACCCGAATCTTTGACCAAGCAAGAGAATGTTGACTTTTTAAGATTAAACCAGGTATCGTTTGTTGCTGTTGATGAAGCGCACTGTATATCTGAGTGGGGGCATGATTTTAGGCCTGAATACCGAAAAATAAGGCAGGTCATAAGCAACATAGGTGATGATATACCAATTATTGCCTTAACAGCCACAGCAACGCCTAAAGTACAGCAGGATATACAGAAAAACCTGCAAATGAATAATGCAACGGTTTACAAGTCATCATTCAACAGGTCGAATTTATTTTATGAGGTTAGGGCTAAGCGTAATGCCATAAAAGAAATTGTAAAATTTGTAAAACAAAACCAGGGTAAATCGGGCATTATATACTGCCTTAGCCGTAAAAAGGTTGAGGAAGTTGCAGAAGCACTTAATCTTAACGGTGTAAAGGCTTTGCCTTATCACGCGGGTTTAGACCCTAAAGTGCGTGCCGATACACAAGACAAATTCCTGATGGAAGATGTAGATGTGATTGTGGCCACTATTGCCTTTGGTATGGGCATAGATAAGCCGGATGTTCGTTATGTTATCCATCACGATATGCCAAAAAGCATGGAAGGCTACTACCAGGAGACCGGCCGCGCCGGCCGCGATGGTGGCGAAGGTGTATGTGTGGCGTTTTATTCGGGAAAGGATATTGATAAACTGCAAAAGTTTATGAAAGACAAGCCCGTTGCCGAACGGGAAATTGGCACCCAAATACTGAAAGAAGTAATAGACTACGCTGAGTCATCGGTATGCAGGCGTAAACAATTGTTACATTATTTTGGCGAGAACTTTAACGAGGCTGGCTGTAATAACATGTGCGACAATTGCTGCGGCCCTAAACAACATTTTGACGGGGAATTACACCTGCATAAAGCTTTGAGCCTGTTAAAACAGATAGGAGAGAAGTTTGACGATAACCACCTTATCAATATTTTAATGGGTAAGGATGATGCACAGGTGAAAAGCTACGAGCATGATAAGCTGGAGTATTTTGGTTCGGGTATTGCAGATGGCGAAAATCTTTGGAACTCGTTATTAAGGCAAGCGCTGTTAAACAACTTCCTGGCTAAAGATATTGACCAATATGGATTATTACACTTAACCAAAACCGGTAATGCCTTTATTGATAACCCATACAGTATACGCTTTTTGCTGAACCGCGAAATGGGCCCAACAGATGAAGATGAAAGCGAAGACGGCCCTAAACAAGGCGGCGGTGCATTAGATACCGAGTTATTGCAGATGCTGAAAGACCTGCGTAAAAAGCTGGCAAAGCAAAAAGGATTGCCACCATTCGTTATTTTTCAGGATCCTTCGTTAGAGGAGATGTGCACGCATTATCCAATCAATACCGAAGAACTGAAACAGATATCGGGCGTGGGTGCCGGTAAGGCTTTAAAGTTTGGCGCGCCGTTTATTGATCTGATCAAAAAGTATGTGGAAGATAATGATATTGACCGCCCGGTTGATATGGTTATAAAAAGCGCGGCTAATAAATCGGCACTTAAAGTTTTTATTATACAAAACATAGACAGGCACTTAAATTTAGACGATATAGCGGCCTCTAAAGGCCTAACTTACGAAGAGATACTAAAAGAGGTAGAAACAATAGTAAACTCGGGCACAAAGCTTAATTTGAACTATTACATCGACGAGGTAATTGATGAAGATAAGCAGGAAGAAGTTTACGATTACTTTAAAACGGCCGAGATAGACTCGATCGATGATGCCTTATCTGAATTAGGGGCTGATGATTATACCCGCGAAGAAGTACAGTTGATGCGCATTAAATTCCTATCAGAAGTAGGGAATTAA